In Streptomyces sp. SLBN-118, the following are encoded in one genomic region:
- a CDS encoding caspase family protein produces MSTGLSLHVGLNKVDPAKYGGWDGELVACENDANDMARLAREAGFDDTVLLTSDGTVENVTAELRKAAKTLRSGDILMFTYSGHGGQVPNAVGSDDELDDFDETLVLFDREFLDDELYREFSRFDDGVRILALLDSCHSGTGIEVREVLSAEAMREQFQTSDPDEIENASRLMPVAKQFEIYQRDKEFFQEIQRALGTRNGEQEVNALLISGCQDNQLSSDGPVNGKFTGTLLEVWDGGTFHGGYRAFHRDIVRNMPATQSPNLYVTGHPGDAFLEQRPFTV; encoded by the coding sequence ATGTCCACTGGCCTCTCCCTCCACGTCGGACTCAACAAGGTCGACCCAGCGAAATACGGCGGCTGGGACGGCGAGCTCGTCGCATGCGAGAACGACGCCAACGACATGGCCCGCCTGGCCCGCGAAGCAGGCTTCGACGACACGGTTCTCCTCACCTCCGACGGCACCGTCGAAAACGTCACCGCGGAGCTGCGCAAGGCCGCCAAGACACTGAGGAGCGGGGACATCCTGATGTTCACGTACTCGGGTCACGGCGGTCAGGTCCCGAACGCTGTCGGCTCCGACGACGAGCTGGACGACTTCGACGAAACCCTCGTCCTCTTCGACCGCGAATTCCTGGACGACGAGCTCTACCGGGAGTTCAGCCGCTTCGACGACGGTGTGAGGATCCTCGCGCTCCTCGACTCCTGCCACAGCGGGACCGGTATCGAGGTACGGGAAGTCCTCAGCGCCGAGGCCATGCGGGAGCAGTTCCAGACCAGCGACCCCGACGAGATCGAGAACGCCTCACGGCTCATGCCGGTCGCCAAGCAGTTCGAGATCTACCAGCGGGACAAGGAGTTCTTCCAGGAGATCCAGCGCGCGCTGGGCACCCGCAACGGTGAGCAGGAAGTGAACGCCCTGCTCATCTCCGGCTGCCAGGACAACCAGCTCTCCTCCGACGGCCCGGTCAACGGCAAGTTCACCGGCACGCTGCTGGAGGTGTGGGACGGCGGGACGTTCCACGGCGGGTACCGTGCCTTCCACCGCGACATCGTGCGGAACATGCCGGCCACGCAGAGCCCGAATCTCTACGTGACCGGCCATCCCGGGGACGCGTTCCTGGAGCAGCGCCCCTTCACGGTCTAG
- a CDS encoding helix-turn-helix domain-containing protein gives MGSSYYQFCPVAKAMELLDERWTLLIVRELVTGSEHFNELRRGVPRMSPTLLSKRLQQLVRAGIVERRTEGTEVRYVLTPAGDELRPVVEALSVWGVRWIGELGDEDLDPKLLLWDMHRRVDAEAVPEGRTVVQFQFPDVPARNRRWWLVITAAGADVCDADPGFTVAVTVTAGLRRVIEVWRGDLSWSDALRTGALEVQGPEAMRRAVPRWFTLPAYAAAPRPLEPAPVSPRRPE, from the coding sequence ATGGGGTCCTCGTACTACCAGTTCTGCCCCGTCGCGAAGGCGATGGAGCTGCTCGACGAGCGCTGGACGCTGCTGATCGTCCGGGAGCTGGTGACCGGGAGCGAGCATTTCAACGAGCTGCGCCGCGGCGTCCCGCGGATGTCCCCCACGCTGCTGTCCAAGAGGCTGCAGCAGCTGGTACGCGCCGGAATCGTCGAGAGGCGGACCGAGGGCACAGAGGTGCGGTACGTCCTGACACCGGCCGGCGACGAGCTACGGCCTGTGGTGGAGGCGCTCAGCGTCTGGGGTGTCCGATGGATCGGAGAACTCGGCGACGAGGATCTCGACCCGAAGCTCTTGCTGTGGGACATGCATCGCCGCGTCGACGCCGAAGCCGTCCCGGAGGGGCGGACGGTGGTCCAGTTCCAGTTCCCGGACGTGCCCGCGCGCAACCGCCGCTGGTGGCTGGTGATCACCGCCGCCGGTGCGGACGTCTGCGACGCGGACCCCGGCTTCACAGTGGCGGTGACGGTGACCGCGGGCCTGCGCCGCGTGATCGAGGTCTGGCGCGGCGATCTGAGCTGGTCCGACGCTCTGCGCACGGGCGCGCTCGAGGTACAGGGCCCCGAGGCGATGCGCCGGGCGGTGCCACGATGGTTCACGCTGCCTGCGTACGCGGCGGCGCCCCGTCCGCTTGAGCCCGCCCCGGTCAGCCCGCGCCGCCCGGAGTGA
- a CDS encoding ATP-binding protein, whose product MSTGASEAGKIFAALLRQELRAGEGDSETVPDSRAAYREAACLLTRFDPMLLRLPGEDHASGGAVLELLDDCTTMGMGMKARAVWALKADARDQALRGLSGPEAARRALECNLDQFAQAPGPERICLAYLSGRSHQPAAENATELADTLQAVLWLSCVPGMTGLPDAGELQHTLERARLLEPLERLVQAPFQGRTGELDELRDYIGTSPDPATPVPPLVIHGPGGMGKSTLLARFLLDSIHERELSFPFAYIDFERPTLSIHEPVTLIAEAARQLGIQYPAHRDELEALAYECQQTARGQREGQEQVTQLHELATTRTVLGRSSSHEFQIRAAERDTDLIRRTAELLVRVVEAAGMENPPFVLVIDSFEEAQYRGSPVMGRLWRMCVTFQSVYPGLRVVVSGRAPVDHPARTVTPQDIELHELDRDAAISLLTACGVTDPVMAGMWADRVGGHPLSLKLAARAVTLAGGEAESMGELLSSMPAQRRQFTRRVDRMLIQGLLYDRILNHIANQDVRRVAHPGLVLRIITPEIIKDVLADPCGLPVETLDDAQVLFDELSRLDLVEPAGPGAVRHRGDVRAIMLRLPGGDRTGVMRTIERRAVEYHATREGLEARAEEIYHRLRLDENPRSVEERWLPGVERFLIGAQQDMTPRAAGLLTAKLGGGASDHVLEGADQEDWERIAAREVEDLLAQGFPEAALVRLGERRPWTACSPLHSLLAETMNRLGQGAQARGTVSQAVTAAAGAGCAERQLELLLLSARLAEEAGDVEGAGDDLRAAEDIAVDLGQDLEAMGALLARARLAAGADEPDAEADSRLAERLHRLPDAVLADQPALVRAVASQIYPQDPNALGHALDVVGLPGDDEALETLGTAMRRAAARQPRLLGELMDILRDAADPAGPHAGTGPSSTTEILRLARDRGTLDPLAQRLLAVDDESGEIAAGVAAAMRVGASGLPTPSSTAHTAEPENVSEGNGPPRPGRS is encoded by the coding sequence GTGTCTACCGGGGCCTCTGAGGCGGGAAAGATCTTCGCTGCCCTGCTGCGCCAGGAACTCCGCGCCGGCGAGGGCGACTCCGAGACGGTCCCGGACTCCCGCGCCGCCTATCGGGAGGCCGCCTGTCTGCTCACTCGCTTCGACCCCATGCTGCTCCGGCTGCCCGGCGAGGACCACGCCTCCGGCGGCGCGGTCCTCGAACTGCTCGACGACTGCACCACCATGGGCATGGGCATGAAGGCACGAGCCGTCTGGGCCCTCAAGGCCGATGCCCGGGATCAGGCGCTGCGTGGCCTTTCCGGTCCCGAGGCCGCCCGGCGCGCGCTGGAGTGCAATCTCGACCAGTTCGCACAGGCGCCCGGGCCGGAACGCATCTGCCTGGCCTATCTGTCGGGCAGGTCGCACCAGCCGGCCGCTGAGAACGCAACCGAACTGGCCGACACGCTCCAGGCGGTGCTGTGGCTGTCCTGCGTGCCGGGCATGACCGGGCTGCCGGACGCCGGTGAACTCCAGCACACGCTGGAGCGCGCCAGACTCCTGGAGCCTCTCGAACGTCTCGTCCAGGCGCCCTTCCAGGGACGTACCGGCGAACTCGACGAACTCCGCGACTACATCGGCACCTCGCCCGATCCCGCCACGCCGGTCCCCCCACTGGTCATCCATGGACCCGGCGGCATGGGCAAGAGCACCCTGCTCGCCAGGTTCCTCCTCGACAGCATCCACGAACGCGAGCTCAGCTTCCCCTTCGCGTACATCGACTTCGAGCGGCCCACGCTCTCGATCCACGAACCGGTCACGCTCATCGCCGAGGCCGCGCGGCAGCTCGGCATCCAGTACCCGGCTCACCGTGACGAGTTGGAGGCACTGGCGTACGAATGTCAGCAGACGGCCCGCGGCCAGCGGGAGGGACAGGAACAGGTGACCCAGCTGCACGAACTCGCCACCACCAGAACCGTCCTGGGCCGCAGCTCCTCCCACGAGTTCCAGATCCGGGCCGCGGAGCGCGACACCGACCTCATCCGGCGTACCGCGGAACTCCTCGTCCGGGTGGTGGAAGCGGCGGGCATGGAGAACCCGCCCTTCGTTCTTGTCATCGACTCGTTCGAGGAAGCCCAGTACCGGGGTTCACCCGTGATGGGCAGGCTGTGGAGGATGTGCGTCACGTTCCAGAGCGTCTATCCGGGGCTGCGTGTCGTCGTCTCCGGGCGTGCTCCCGTCGACCATCCGGCACGGACCGTGACACCGCAGGACATCGAGCTCCACGAACTCGACCGGGACGCCGCCATCAGCCTTCTGACGGCCTGCGGAGTCACGGACCCCGTGATGGCGGGGATGTGGGCCGACCGTGTCGGCGGCCACCCGCTCAGCCTGAAGCTCGCCGCCCGGGCCGTCACCCTCGCCGGAGGCGAAGCCGAGTCGATGGGCGAACTGCTCAGCAGCATGCCGGCCCAGCGCCGGCAGTTCACCCGCCGCGTCGACCGCATGCTCATCCAGGGCCTCCTGTACGACCGCATCCTCAACCACATCGCGAACCAGGACGTACGCCGTGTCGCCCATCCGGGCCTGGTGCTCCGGATCATCACTCCCGAGATCATCAAGGACGTCCTGGCCGACCCCTGCGGGCTGCCCGTGGAGACCCTCGACGACGCCCAGGTGCTCTTCGACGAGCTCTCCCGCCTCGACCTCGTCGAACCGGCCGGGCCCGGCGCCGTACGGCACCGCGGCGACGTCCGCGCCATCATGCTGCGCCTGCCCGGCGGTGACCGCACCGGCGTGATGCGGACGATCGAACGGCGTGCCGTCGAGTACCACGCCACACGCGAGGGTCTGGAGGCACGCGCCGAGGAGATCTATCACCGCCTGCGCCTCGACGAGAACCCGCGATCGGTGGAGGAACGGTGGCTGCCCGGCGTCGAGCGGTTCCTGATCGGGGCGCAGCAGGACATGACCCCCCGGGCCGCGGGCCTGCTCACCGCAAAGCTCGGAGGCGGAGCCTCCGACCATGTCCTCGAGGGCGCCGACCAGGAGGACTGGGAGCGGATCGCCGCCCGTGAGGTCGAGGACCTGCTGGCCCAGGGCTTCCCCGAGGCGGCGCTCGTCCGGCTCGGTGAACGCAGGCCCTGGACGGCGTGCAGCCCCCTGCACTCCCTGCTGGCCGAGACGATGAACAGACTCGGACAAGGGGCACAGGCGCGGGGGACGGTGTCGCAGGCCGTCACCGCCGCGGCGGGCGCGGGTTGCGCCGAGAGACAACTGGAGTTGCTCCTGCTGTCCGCCCGCCTCGCGGAGGAGGCGGGCGACGTGGAAGGCGCGGGCGACGACCTGCGGGCGGCGGAGGACATCGCGGTCGACCTCGGGCAGGATCTCGAAGCGATGGGCGCGTTGCTGGCCCGGGCCCGGCTCGCCGCCGGCGCCGACGAACCCGATGCGGAAGCCGACAGCAGACTCGCCGAGAGGCTGCATCGGTTGCCCGACGCCGTACTCGCCGACCAGCCCGCGCTCGTACGCGCCGTCGCCTCACAGATCTACCCGCAGGACCCCAACGCCCTCGGACACGCGCTGGACGTCGTGGGGCTGCCCGGGGACGACGAGGCGCTGGAGACCCTTGGAACGGCCATGCGCCGCGCGGCCGCCCGTCAGCCACGCCTGCTCGGTGAGCTGATGGACATCCTCCGCGATGCTGCGGACCCGGCCGGCCCGCACGCGGGAACCGGCCCCTCCAGCACAACCGAAATCCTGCGCCTGGCACGCGACCGCGGCACCCTCGACCCACTCGCCCAGCGGCTGCTGGCCGTCGACGACGAAAGCGGTGAGATCGCGGCCGGGGTTGCCGCCGCCATGAGGGTGGGCGCGAGCGGCCTTCCGACGCCGAGCTCCACGGCCCACACGGCGGAGCCGGAGAACGTGAGCGAAGGGAACGGCCCCCCGCGGCCTGGTCGGTCATGA
- a CDS encoding trypsin-like peptidase domain-containing protein translates to MNSYLTAHEILQVRDAALETGLADPMVRPLLFDGIMPKYRGTLPMLPAPGRQLHSDLNEMNRVERLVDGSVPLEIWLRNAIAQTTEAEPLALLQRTLDDVARSAGGEPDIMAGMPGSDIREIKEEIVHRDDTVPFDFLRGGDLAGTAVARIKVPPYQGGAPVQPNGFPHSGTGWLIAPDLLITNHHVVNARSGTGAGRPRADTEDLRLQAQHARARFDYDTDDVETEEATVSELVATDPELDYAIVRLTAEPSRPSLKLAREPLALAKGDVVAVNIIQHPGGAPKRVALRNNLVYAADGSDVRYFTDTRGGSSGSPVFTDDWKVVALHRGTRRVEDVMFQGRTTAFVNVGTQMDIIMRHLKSNSPGIHAEIEKAQHD, encoded by the coding sequence ATGAACAGCTACCTCACGGCCCACGAGATCCTCCAGGTACGCGACGCCGCCCTGGAGACCGGGCTCGCGGACCCCATGGTCCGGCCGCTGCTGTTCGACGGGATCATGCCCAAATACCGGGGCACGCTGCCGATGCTTCCGGCTCCAGGGCGGCAACTGCACTCGGACCTCAACGAGATGAACCGGGTCGAACGGCTCGTCGACGGTTCCGTCCCGCTGGAGATCTGGCTCCGCAACGCCATCGCCCAGACGACCGAAGCCGAACCGCTCGCCCTCCTCCAGCGGACCCTGGACGATGTGGCGCGCAGCGCGGGAGGAGAGCCGGACATCATGGCGGGGATGCCCGGCTCGGACATCCGGGAGATCAAGGAGGAGATCGTCCACCGCGACGACACGGTCCCCTTCGACTTCCTGCGGGGCGGCGACCTGGCGGGCACGGCGGTCGCGCGTATCAAGGTTCCCCCCTATCAGGGAGGGGCCCCGGTTCAGCCCAACGGATTCCCGCACTCCGGCACGGGATGGCTCATCGCCCCGGACCTCCTCATCACCAACCACCATGTGGTCAATGCCCGGTCCGGCACGGGGGCGGGACGTCCCCGGGCCGATACCGAGGACCTGCGCCTGCAGGCACAGCACGCGCGGGCGCGGTTCGACTACGACACGGACGACGTGGAGACCGAGGAGGCCACCGTCAGCGAGCTCGTCGCCACCGACCCGGAACTCGACTACGCGATCGTACGGCTGACCGCCGAGCCGTCACGGCCGTCGCTGAAGCTGGCGAGGGAGCCGCTGGCCCTCGCCAAGGGCGACGTCGTGGCCGTCAACATCATTCAGCACCCGGGCGGAGCGCCCAAGCGGGTCGCGCTGCGCAACAACCTCGTCTACGCGGCCGACGGGAGCGACGTGCGCTACTTCACCGACACCCGCGGCGGATCCTCCGGATCGCCCGTGTTCACCGACGACTGGAAGGTGGTGGCACTTCACCGGGGCACACGGCGCGTGGAGGACGTGATGTTCCAGGGCAGGACGACGGCGTTCGTCAACGTCGGCACACAGATGGACATCATCATGCGCCACCTGAAGTCGAACAGCCCCGGCATTCATGCCGAGATCGAGAAGGCACAACACGACTGA
- a CDS encoding serine protease, producing the protein MGSRSRSPVATGPEQVFTDLRDVAQRVREGLWQEVPESSEELPAEKHAAGEISQFAQQERDRVLSAGANGLDKLAEGREDEISDDESFGMEAIVLLEGRPAILVQNHDFAPQGGDWAVLDGHRDAIRESIARVGRVEVSGHASLDWLGTAFLVGPDVVMTNRHVAAEFSRGDGAGWTFQQGMSARIDVAEEYGALPASSEPAYEITEVIGIHQDVDMALLRVSPAAGGTALPTPLAVAADVPADLPGRPVYCIGYPAYDGRRNEPESMRRIFMDIYNVKRLQPGTTTELRPEQSVMMHDCSTLGGNSGSPVFDLTDHRVLGLHFGGRYGFGNYAVPLFQMVDDPLLDRADVNFV; encoded by the coding sequence ATGGGCAGCCGGAGCAGATCACCGGTGGCGACCGGTCCCGAGCAGGTCTTCACCGATCTGCGCGACGTCGCGCAGCGGGTACGGGAGGGGCTGTGGCAGGAAGTACCCGAGTCCTCGGAGGAACTCCCCGCCGAAAAGCATGCCGCCGGAGAGATATCCCAGTTCGCGCAGCAGGAACGGGACCGCGTTCTGTCCGCGGGCGCGAACGGTCTGGACAAACTGGCCGAGGGGCGCGAGGACGAGATCAGTGACGACGAGTCCTTCGGCATGGAGGCGATCGTCCTGCTGGAGGGCAGACCCGCCATTCTCGTCCAGAACCACGACTTCGCCCCGCAGGGCGGCGACTGGGCCGTCCTGGACGGCCATCGGGACGCGATCCGCGAGTCGATCGCGCGCGTGGGCCGGGTCGAGGTCTCCGGTCACGCGAGCCTGGACTGGCTCGGCACGGCCTTCCTCGTCGGCCCGGATGTCGTGATGACGAACCGTCATGTGGCGGCGGAGTTCTCGCGCGGTGACGGCGCCGGCTGGACGTTCCAGCAGGGCATGAGCGCCCGGATCGACGTGGCGGAGGAGTACGGCGCGCTCCCGGCGAGCAGCGAACCGGCGTACGAGATCACCGAGGTGATCGGCATCCATCAGGACGTCGACATGGCTCTGCTGCGCGTCTCCCCCGCGGCGGGTGGCACCGCGCTGCCGACCCCACTCGCGGTCGCCGCCGACGTGCCCGCGGATCTGCCCGGACGTCCGGTGTACTGCATCGGCTATCCGGCGTACGACGGCCGTCGCAACGAACCGGAGTCGATGCGCAGAATCTTCATGGACATCTACAACGTCAAACGTCTGCAGCCCGGCACCACCACGGAACTCCGGCCCGAACAGAGCGTGATGATGCACGACTGCTCCACGCTCGGGGGCAACAGCGGCTCCCCCGTCTTCGACCTCACCGATCACCGCGTACTCGGCCTGCACTTCGGCGGCCGGTACGGCTTCGGCAACTATGCCGTGCCCCTCTTCCAGATGGTCGACGATCCTCTGCTGGACCGCGCCGACGTCAACTTCGTCTGA
- a CDS encoding response regulator transcription factor, giving the protein MTRVLVVDDQFLIRAGLVGLLRAAPGFEVVGEAGDGEEAVALAAQTRPDVILMDIRMPGMSGIAATEKILAEAPDPLPRVLVLTTFDLDEYVYGALRAGACGFLLKDSGPERLLAAVAAVRGGDALFAPSVTRRLVEAFARQAGSAESTDASPPDLGALTSREVEVLRLTARGLSNLEIAGELFISEATVKTHLNRTMSKLDLGSRAQAVVVAYETGLVTPGGAG; this is encoded by the coding sequence ATGACCAGGGTGCTCGTCGTCGACGACCAGTTCCTGATCCGCGCCGGACTGGTGGGGCTGCTGCGCGCGGCACCCGGCTTCGAGGTGGTCGGGGAGGCGGGCGACGGCGAGGAGGCCGTCGCGCTGGCCGCACAGACCCGTCCCGACGTCATCCTGATGGATATCCGGATGCCCGGCATGAGCGGCATCGCGGCCACCGAGAAGATCCTCGCCGAGGCGCCGGACCCGCTGCCCCGCGTTCTGGTGCTCACCACCTTCGACCTGGACGAGTATGTCTACGGCGCGCTGCGTGCCGGTGCCTGCGGCTTTCTGCTCAAGGACTCGGGGCCGGAACGGCTGCTCGCCGCGGTGGCGGCGGTCCGCGGGGGAGATGCGCTCTTCGCGCCCAGCGTCACCCGCCGGCTGGTCGAGGCGTTCGCCCGACAGGCCGGCAGTGCCGAGAGTACGGACGCCTCGCCGCCCGATCTGGGGGCGTTGACCTCGCGCGAGGTGGAGGTGCTGAGGCTGACCGCCAGGGGCCTGTCCAATCTGGAGATCGCCGGCGAGCTGTTCATCAGCGAGGCGACGGTCAAGACACACCTCAACCGCACGATGAGCAAACTGGATCTGGGCAGCAGGGCGCAGGCCGTGGTGGTGGCGTACGAGACGGGCCTGGTCACTCCGGGCGGCGCGGGCTGA
- a CDS encoding endonuclease, with protein MTVQQLSHAETEYLSQIKQAHERYEMRAAERARNLRVLDRRGILHTDAPERVEKRLARLGADLALATAIEQTPTAATTGSSLELAPDSFGADVLGLERLMGRNDLIEVGFLETGFIAARSIGRVTVRAGGGGHHGTGFLISPTLLMTNNHVLRTADEASNGVIEFNFQAGLDGQPLLPVVFRLEPQTFFVTDRDLDFSVVAVAQRSQDGQPLTPFGRLPLREAEGKVILGEVVNIIQHPNGEPKQLALRENTVVDLLEKFVHYETDTAPGSSGSPVFNDQWEVVALHHAGVPRTDEHGRPLAVDGSVWEPSMGEHRLDWKANEGVRISRVLGALRQVPMSGPAAALREEIFAAGAALHPVEVSPPPGRTNGVGPQSLAGPVANGTAQQPVPAGPVRLSVPLNITISVDPATFQTQAATTAAAPAPAPVPATALAGLPGLPGLPGIAVGHIDGQSPADNDLAAARVNLAAARTRPYYDAAADRIARDAYYADIRTGSPTGLRRALAELLEATHEHRPAYKPMRMLYPWVDLHPDEQLRSIYSGKDFTPEELIEADAAVEAARIGRWQEFLLHESAPGPGALEAEFDALEAALPFNCEHVVPQSWFAKKEPMRGDLHHLFACESACNSFRGNIPYFDFADSEEVVRHSCGRREPLKFEPSAGKGPVARATLYFLLRYPGFIGDEGRELQRERLDLLLSWHAADAVSEYERHRNAATAEIQGNRNPLIDHPEWAEEIDFAGAWPDGG; from the coding sequence ATGACAGTGCAGCAGTTGTCGCATGCCGAAACAGAATATCTCTCACAAATAAAGCAGGCCCACGAGCGCTACGAGATGCGTGCGGCGGAGCGTGCGCGTAACCTGCGCGTCCTCGACCGGCGCGGCATCCTTCACACCGACGCCCCGGAGCGCGTGGAGAAGAGGCTGGCCCGCCTCGGCGCCGACCTGGCGCTGGCGACAGCGATTGAACAGACACCGACGGCTGCCACCACGGGCAGCAGTCTGGAGCTGGCCCCGGACTCCTTCGGCGCCGATGTACTGGGTCTCGAACGCCTTATGGGGCGCAATGACCTCATCGAAGTCGGTTTCCTGGAAACGGGCTTCATAGCGGCGCGCTCGATCGGGCGCGTGACCGTCCGGGCAGGCGGCGGGGGCCATCACGGCACCGGATTCCTCATCTCCCCGACGCTCCTGATGACGAACAATCATGTGCTGCGCACCGCGGACGAAGCGAGCAACGGAGTCATCGAATTCAACTTCCAGGCCGGGCTGGACGGACAGCCACTCCTGCCCGTGGTGTTCCGGCTGGAGCCGCAGACCTTCTTCGTCACGGACCGGGACCTCGACTTCAGCGTGGTCGCCGTGGCACAGCGCTCCCAGGACGGACAGCCGCTCACGCCGTTCGGCCGGCTGCCCCTGCGGGAAGCCGAGGGCAAGGTCATACTCGGCGAGGTCGTCAACATCATCCAGCACCCCAACGGCGAGCCCAAACAGCTCGCGCTGCGCGAGAACACCGTGGTGGACCTGCTGGAGAAGTTCGTGCACTACGAGACCGACACGGCCCCCGGCTCGTCCGGGTCTCCGGTCTTCAACGACCAGTGGGAGGTCGTGGCCCTGCATCACGCCGGTGTTCCTCGCACCGACGAGCACGGCAGGCCCCTTGCCGTCGACGGATCCGTCTGGGAGCCGAGCATGGGTGAGCACCGGCTCGACTGGAAGGCCAATGAGGGCGTACGGATCAGCCGCGTCCTCGGCGCGCTCCGGCAGGTCCCGATGTCCGGCCCCGCCGCGGCGCTCCGCGAGGAGATATTCGCGGCCGGTGCGGCACTGCACCCGGTGGAGGTGTCGCCACCGCCGGGCAGGACGAACGGCGTCGGGCCCCAGAGTCTCGCGGGCCCCGTGGCGAACGGGACCGCGCAGCAGCCGGTGCCCGCAGGGCCAGTTCGTCTGAGCGTCCCGCTGAACATCACTATCAGCGTGGACCCCGCCACCTTCCAGACGCAGGCCGCCACCACGGCCGCGGCTCCGGCACCGGCGCCCGTTCCGGCCACCGCCCTTGCAGGTCTTCCGGGCCTTCCGGGCCTTCCGGGCATCGCCGTCGGTCACATCGACGGTCAGTCGCCCGCCGACAACGACCTGGCCGCCGCACGGGTCAACCTCGCGGCCGCCAGGACTCGTCCCTACTACGACGCGGCCGCGGACCGTATCGCGCGGGACGCCTATTACGCGGACATCCGCACCGGCAGCCCCACCGGCCTTCGCCGCGCGCTCGCCGAACTGCTGGAGGCGACCCATGAGCACCGGCCCGCGTACAAGCCGATGCGCATGCTCTACCCGTGGGTCGACCTGCACCCGGACGAGCAGTTGCGCAGCATCTACTCGGGCAAGGACTTCACTCCCGAAGAGCTGATAGAGGCCGACGCCGCGGTGGAGGCGGCCCGGATCGGACGCTGGCAGGAGTTCCTCCTGCACGAGAGTGCGCCCGGCCCCGGAGCACTGGAGGCCGAGTTCGACGCCCTGGAGGCGGCACTGCCGTTCAACTGCGAGCACGTCGTGCCCCAGTCCTGGTTCGCCAAGAAGGAGCCCATGCGCGGGGATCTCCATCATCTCTTCGCCTGCGAGTCGGCATGCAACAGCTTCCGCGGGAACATTCCGTACTTCGACTTCGCTGACAGCGAGGAAGTCGTACGGCACTCCTGCGGGCGCCGCGAGCCGCTCAAGTTCGAGCCGTCGGCGGGCAAGGGGCCTGTCGCCCGCGCGACGCTGTACTTCCTGCTGCGCTACCCCGGATTTATCGGGGACGAAGGGCGCGAACTCCAGCGCGAGCGTCTGGACCTTCTGCTGTCCTGGCACGCCGCTGACGCGGTCAGCGAGTACGAGCGGCACCGCAACGCGGCGACAGCCGAGATACAGGGCAACCGCAATCCGCTCATCGACCACCCGGAGTGGGCCGAGGAGATCGACTTCGCCGGTGCCTGGCCCGACGGCGGCTGA